agataaagataatattaaagtagtatccctgcgcccaaaaatgaatgaacatcgaaacgtaaacaaagaacTACTATCCACTAAAAGCGCATTATTccatcacgtgacacaatgatctCATCCCCTGCGCACAGTTTCCCCGCTTAAAATATCACGTGATCGCCCGCATCCAATCAACAGTCGTTATTTGATCACGTGGCATTTTGACAGGCTCGTtctaaagtgctgacgagttagctgacgatatagaaatagaagagagttgctgaccataaagtcaaagaagaaaaaaaagttttgaactTAAGGattttttaagacttattttgtttaatttattttattttctgttaaaagtgtacgtatagacggatgtttttttttttttttttttttttgaaaatgtcatttcattgaaatgaattatgttttattttttttgctggtttggtgtaaatttaagaaaatatcacggatttaataacctttttaggtgtttcattttcaattgtttgaaagaaattattttaattttgatcattttaattaagaaactatttgtttttaatctgttgtattttcgaagttgattttgaataataacgcaaacataggcaaactcttgctaatgagtaaagtttggttattttatatttcattttcttggttgggaatagcacaagcattcaccctttttatattttcattttcttttattaaacccCACACATTTACGGGGAGTAAGGCTTCGTGGACTTTGTATGCTGTTTCAATAATTCACCAGCCGTTGCATAGTATCTATTTATCGTTCCTCCTGGGTGAGaatccattttttatgtaaatcaGTGTATATATCATtctaaaatactatttaaaattttaacagtgtccctgaaaaggatcgttttcaattttataattaGTGTAGTCTTTGTTTATGCCTACATCTAATTACCAACCGGAAACGGTTTTAGTGTATCTTTTAAATTCACACTGGATGATCAAcgatttctattttatttctctgGTTAATAAATCCTTGGCAAGTCTAACTTATAACCCCATAAGATTGAGGCTTATGCTGTGATTGGTTGCATTCTCCATCCTGGTTTACCTGgttacacagcgacattaagtttattgtcaataaaatattaatttgtcatttaccattatgcttcaataaacctggggcggcccctgtggttggtttacacggggactcttagattcactgtgcaacatatcagcaccttattaatatacacatgatcgtgaatcataatggtgaaaacctgTTTAAAACCCTGTTCgtgcagcgctatcagcgctttgattttagATAAGTCATAGCTTCTACGTTCTTGCGAAGAGAGAGAGCTCAGCTAGCTTGTGGGTCATAGTGAGTATAACTGAAAGTCAGAGGTTATAGGCTTTTACAGAGAAAGCTCTTCCATCTTGTGAGGCGAAATTACAGCATAAATAACAGAAAGTGAACCCTTCCTCTGTTTATATACCGAGCAATCGTAACTGTCGGGTAGGACATAGTCGGAGTCACAATTTACAAAAAGTTACAACTTTGTGTTGCAACCGAGAAAACTCAAATTTCTGCTGATTAATGGAGATCAATTTCGAAACAGTGGATTCAAGGTGACTTGGCAATACAAGTATTGTAATTCATACTCAGAAACTAAATGAAACGCAAGAAGCCACAGGAAAATTACTTCTGCAAAGCGTATTAAATAATTGCTGTGTGACTATTTATTTGAAGCCCAATCAATATAGCTTTTATACAATCAAAAGGTTAAGAagccaaaagaaaaaaaaatagctaTACTCTTTGTGTCAGTTGTGCCATGAATGATTAAAAAGTGTACATCCGCTTGGTTCACTTACTCATGTTACAATAAGAACCGCAATcgttatactttttaaaagcaatatttaccACAAGTAGAAAATAGACAACGCATCATTCAAAAGATGGATAATAAAGTTGTTAGTTATGATGTGATtgctttaattaatttaagttttGATCGACATTTTTTCAATAGTGgagcaatgttttaaaaaaagttaaataatgatGGTTGATAGCCACATGCCTACAAGTACTATTAGTTTTGGCCATACTGTTAATAACCTCTCTAATGCTGGCAACGGCACGAGACTATCTCATGCGACGGAGAGTGAATTATTGGACCAACTGAATGGCGAATTAAAAAGGGCTGTCACACCCGTGACGGTTTTTGTTGGAATTGAAATAGTTCTTGGACTGTTTGGCAATCTGTTggtattgtatatgtttataaagcGTTACCATGACTGTAACTTCCGGTACTTCGTGCTGTGCTTGGCTTTTCTGGACGTTATAAGCACGCTGACCACGATGCCTGGGGAGATTCTCACGCAGCAATACTGGTACAAGTACCCATTTCCAACCATCTGCAAGGTCAAGTCATTTTTCAACGTGTTCACGGTGTCAGGGGCGGCGTTTTGTCTGTGCACAATCGCCGTCGATCGCTACCGGAAGGTTTGTGCGCCATTCGGATGGCAGATCAGGCCTCGACACGCGATTATCATGTGCGGGGCGATCTACGGCGCGGCATTCATAATTTCACTCCCGAGCTGGTTTCTCTGGGGA
The Mya arenaria isolate MELC-2E11 chromosome 12, ASM2691426v1 DNA segment above includes these coding regions:
- the LOC128210442 gene encoding mu-type opioid receptor-like, translated to MVDSHMPTSTISFGHTVNNLSNAGNGTRLSHATESELLDQLNGELKRAVTPVTVFVGIEIVLGLFGNLLVLYMFIKRYHDCNFRYFVLCLAFLDVISTLTTMPGEILTQQYWYKYPFPTICKVKSFFNVFTVSGAAFCLCTIAVDRYRKVCAPFGWQIRPRHAIIMCGAIYGAAFIISLPSWFLWGIHQDVRLYNGRNVTVTICGKDARYVDSRHLFVIATSVEVILGICLVITLVLYILVAKTLIFDRKFAGRSKHSGPPMVSKSSRSQPESYKKPEITNSDVSTRNGESAIEFSITEMRSPHDSESVAVIDVCVLDAETTCEVWTSEERHIQQDYLS